In Rutidosis leptorrhynchoides isolate AG116_Rl617_1_P2 chromosome 2, CSIRO_AGI_Rlap_v1, whole genome shotgun sequence, one genomic interval encodes:
- the LOC139894600 gene encoding uncharacterized protein: protein MAEEDRISNLPDEVIHRILSFLDLKDAMQSSALSKKWKLIWTLLPQLNLDSYKFSDMSHFDKFVKHVLLHRNHDKEVSVLELRCMGAATHSSVASIVRYARFHNVRRLNIEWSGTTTRQKAFPEFVFSCRTLEDLTLEVKDRHSSPARCYISESGWDFPTLEKLNLRNFQLYDRNNTRINLFSKCVKLKDLTLCEIRMHGLVELNLCAPQLGKLSVTSCYGYPKVINVVASQLQNLAASVDFVDALHHSDLLHKSAEGFDSLKKVNLSWPEIHYVSEKKTRLPQLLGVFKKIYSAKCLILDAYIIMVLSLCLDQLLLEPCPFNNLKCLKINMMLVTRNGLRAITQENVVVPVELKNYFIDKSPTATFITDYPQVPQNIPVQKVHDEDAMANKLPKSEADIKQQQSKRRYLRLRYKRPLEAKIPMQDQVTTKLKETFVAKIDMKDKVPHKRCSQQVHDDDDDAGAKKMAKLDLEKQQPADTIITQENELLDLEKQQPAADATIITQDKEMLDANIQMQDEAITKQKLMFETKIQMQEHAITKQKAMFEAKLQMQDQVITKQKLMFEAKIQMLDQVSTIQKAMLEAKIQFQDNVIAEHKAKLQVQDNVIAEQKERIQMVEVAKLDHEKLISSLIKSKIAELKVQVESGNPDYEVIRSIGSDMKSVMKLIPESLRVVMDAQYSFEYVQCKSLFLTHIDASQWSKIETGLGIVNG, encoded by the exons ATGGAAGCTTATTTGGACTTTATTACCCCAACTTAACTTAGATAGTTACAAATTTTCTGATATGTCTCATTTTGATAAATTTGTGAAGCATGTTCTATTACATCGCAACCATGATAAAGAAGTTTCGGTATTAGAGCTAAGATGCATGGGAGCAGCTACGCATTCTAGTGTTGCAAGTATTGTGCGCTATGCTCGCTTTCATAATGTTAGGCGACTAAATATAGAATGGTCTGGTACAACTACAAGACAAAAGGCATTCCCAGAGTTTGTTTTCAGTTGTCGGACTCTCGAGGATCTCACCCTTGAAGTCAAGGATCGTCACTCGTCTCCTGCAAGATGCTACATATCAGAATCAGGTTGGGACTTTCCAACTTTGGAAAAGTTGAATTTAAGAAATTTTCAATTATATGATCGTAATAATACACGCATCAACCTTTTTTCCAAGTGTGTGAAGCTAAAGGACCTCACCTTATGCGAGATTCGTATGCATGGCTTGGTGGAATTAAATCTTTGTGCCCCGCAACTTGGTAAACTTTCAGTCACAAGTTGTTATGGTTACCCAAAGGTTATCAATGTGGTTGCTTCTCAGCTTCAGAATTTGGCCGCATCTGTTGACTTTGTTGATGCACTTCATCACAGTGATCTTTTGCATAAGTCTGCAGAGGGCTTTGATTCTCTTAAGAAAGTGAATCTCTCATGGCCTGAAATTCATTATGTATCGGAAAAGAAGACACGTCTTCCCCAACTACTTGGCGTGTTCAAGAAAATCTATAGTGCCAAATGTCTTATCCTTGATGCTTACATCATTATG GTTCTTTCATTGTGCCTGGATCAATTGTTGCTTGAACCTTGTCCATTCAATAACttaaagtgtttgaagataaatatGATGCTGGTAACAAGAAACGGACTCAGAGCAATAACACAGGAAAATGTAGTTGTACCTGTTGAACTGAAAAACTACTTTATTGACAAGTCTCCAACTGCCACTTTCATTACTGATTATCCTCAG GTGCCACAGAATATACCTGTGCAGAAGGTACATGATGAGGATGCAATGGCTAATAAGTTACCCAAGTCGGAAGCAGACATTAAACAACAACAAAGCAAAAGGAGATATTTGAGGTTGAGGTATAAGAGACCGTTGGAGGCAAAAATACCGATGCAAGATCAAGTTACTACAAAGCTGAAGGAGACGTTTGTGGCCAAAATAGATATGAAAGATAAA GTGCCACATAAGAGGTGTAGCCAGcaggtacatgatgatgatgatgatgcagggGCTAAAAAGATGGCCAAGTTGGATTTAGAAAAGCAACAACCAGCTGATACCATAATAACCCAAGAAAATGAATTGTTGGATTTAGAAAAACAACAACCAGCAGCTGATGCTACTATAATAACCCAAGACAAGGAAATGTTGGATGCAAATATACAGATGCAAGATGAAGCTATTACAAAGCAGAAGTTGATGTTTGAGACTAAAATACAGATGCAAGAGCACGCTATTACAAAGCAAAAGGCAATGTTTGAGGCTAAATTGCAGATGCAAGATCAAGTTATCACAAAGCAGAAGCTGATGTTTGAAGCTAAAATTCAGATGCTTGATCAGGTATCTACAATTCAAAAGGCCATGTTAGAGGCCAAAATACAATTTCAAGATAATGTAATTGCAGAGCACAAGGCAAAACTACAAGTGCAAGATAATGTAATTGCAGAGCAGAAGGAAAGAATACAAATGGTAGAGGTAGCAAAGTTGGATCACGAGAAATTGATTTCATCTCTCATTAAGTCCAAAATAGCAGAATTGAAAGTACAAGTTGAGAGTGGGAATCCAGATTATGAAGTGATTCGTTCAATAGGGTCAGATATGAAATCGGTTATGAAATTGATACCTGAGAGCTTAAGGGTAGTCATGGATGCACAATATTCTTTTGAGTATGTGCAGTGTAAGAGTTTGTTCCTTACCCATATTGATGCGAGCCAAT GGTCAAAGATTGAAACTGGGCTGGGGATTGTTAATGGGTAA